Proteins from a single region of Phyllopteryx taeniolatus isolate TA_2022b chromosome 10, UOR_Ptae_1.2, whole genome shotgun sequence:
- the rnf20 gene encoding E3 ubiquitin-protein ligase BRE1A isoform X1, with translation MSCICCCNRCLRMSGQKRPADPSGPSSSSGVHPEKRRERDGEDGGPGVSAAAAGGSTAVETVIKLGGVSNSEEQDIKALQSKNRKLGESLDQRQGIEDELRERIERLETRQATDDASLLILNRYWNQLDENIKLFIRLYDQSPNGPEKSPSGEGRNLKPETPEPDGDSNQERAKDRGHQGETSNSFLATLASSTSEEMEAELQERVQSSQMQATRVVEIYKCLKSTVDQLKADMDSGLAGSLCHVTSKLNTLLTSENERLQQLSEDLKQKHSHMTSESRSLGRAANKADQRVSELQVLSEELQWDMEKIRRRENRLNAHMSEILERVNSKGYKVCGEASSVCGTITINKRKFEEMNSELEENQELADNRLIELQKLQQDLQNVLQENNNMKAELLSRAEGMVKDTSEYRCLQSQFSVLYNESLILKAQLDETRARLNTTRTARLRQLEHMENDEVTLQRKVRTEVFQLEDTLAQVRKEYEMLRIEFEQTLAANEQAGPINREMRHLISTLQTHNQQMKGEVVKYKLRLRETQAELNQIRISKGSSILQTQSSTDIDVKEEMTSPTMVAVSGESAVKSEPPDNDSSTPNSTGIFVKTEPGVESEVTVKEEEKEEKKEKEEKKDKEIIKKEEKDRERERERERPTRSGTKEEREKLGSGNQPEESSGERLSAAGGPKRKEMEQLKIVRVELKKAQESQREMKLLLDMYRSAPKEQRDKVQLMAAEKKTKSESEELRQRLRELEERERREGKKMADEEALRKIRSVEEQIDILNKKLSIAKQEEDALLSEMDVTGQAFEDMQEQNIRLMQQLREKDDANFKLMSERIKSNQIHKLLKEEKEELSDQLLTLKTQVDAQLQVVRKLEEKERLLQGTISTAERELTLRTQALDMNKRKAQESTLLSEEVRTQLEMVQQRLVVVREEVVENSISREKESFNSRRAQEDISKLRRKIEKAKKPAEKISNGDEILNEEISEYKARLTCPCCNSRVKDAVLTKCFHVFCFECVKTRYDTRQRKCPKCNAAFGANDFHRIYIG, from the exons ATGTCTTGTATTTGCTGTTGTAACAGGTGTCTGAGGATGTCGGGGCAGAAGCGTCCTGCAGACCCCAGCGGCCCTTCCTCATCCTCTGGTGTGCACCCAGAGAAGCGGAGGGAGCGAGATGGAGAGGACGGAGGTCCCGGTGTCAGTGCTGCAGCTGCTGGTGGGAGCACAGCGGTGGAGACTGTCATCAAACTGGGAGGGGTTTCTAACTCG GAAGAACAAGATATCAAAGCTCTACAGTCTAAGAACCGGAAACTGGGAGAATCTTTAGATCAAAGACag GGGATTGAAGATGAATTGCGAGAGCGGATCGAGAGACTCGAGACCCGCCAGGCCACGGATGACGCAAGTCTGCTTATTCTCAATAGATACTGGAATCAG CTTGATGAAAACATTAAGCTGTTCATCAGACTATATGACCAGTCGCCAAACGGACCAGAAAAGTCTCCATCAGGTGAGGGAAGGAACCTGAAGCCAGAAACACCTGAACCGGATGGGGACTCTAATCAGGAGAGGGCCAAGGACAGAG GCCACCAGGGCGAGACCTCCAACTCTTTCCTGGCCACCTTGGCAAGCAGCACCAGTGAGGAGATGGAAGCCGAACTCCAGGAGAGGGTGCAGTCCAGCCAAATGCAGGCCACTCGTGTTGTGGAGATCTACAAGTGTCTAAAGAGCACAGTGGACCAGCTGAAGGCAGACATGGACTCTGGACTTG CTGGGAGTTTGTGTCACGTAACTTCCAAGTTAAACACCCTGCTGACCAGTGAAAATGAGCGTCTTCAACAGCTGTCTGAGGACCTCAAGCAGAAACACAGTCACATGACCAGTGAG TCCCGATCTCTCGGTCGCGCAGCAAATAAGGCAGACCAGCGAGTCAGCGAGTTGCAGGTTCTAAGTGAAGAGCTTCAGTGGGATATGGAGAAGATACGGCGACGAGAAAATCGCCTCAATGCACACATGAGTGAGATATTAGAGAGG GTGAACAGCAAGGGCTATAAAGTGTGTGGGGAGGCCAGTAGTGTATGTGGAACCATCACTATCAACAAGAGAAAG TTTGAGGAAATGAACAGTGAACTGGAAGAGAACCAGGAGCTGGCAGACAATCGTCTCATTGAGCTCCAGAAGCTCCAGCAGGACCTGCAGAATGTGCTGCAGGAGAACAACAACATGAAG gcTGAGCTGCTTAGTCGAGCAGAGGGCATGGTGAAGGATACTTCTGAGTATCGCTGTCTGCAGTCGCAGTTTTCTGTGCTTTACAATGAGTCTTTGATCCTCAAGGCTCAGTTAGACGAGACGCGTGCCCGTCTCAACACAACTAGGACGGCACGCCTTCGACAGCTGGAGCACATGGAG AACGACGAGGTGACACTGCAGAGGAAGGTTCGCACCGAAGTGTTTCAGTTAGAAGATACCCTTGCTCAAGTCAGGAAGGAGTATGAGATGCTGCGCATTGAATTTGAACAGACTCTTGCCGCCAACGAGCAAGCAG GCCCTATAAACAGAGAGATGCGGCATCTGATCAGCACCCTGCAAACTCATAACCAGCAGATGAAAGGAGAGGTTGTGAAATACAAACTGAGACTGAGAGAGACACAAGCTGAACTCAATCAG ATTCGCATTTCTAAAGGGAGTAGCATCTTGCAAACTCAGTCAAGCACCGACATAGATGTGAAGGAGGAGATGACGTCTCCGACCATGGTAGCTGTCTCGGGGGAGTCAGCAGTCAAGTCAGAACCTCCTGACAATGATTCTTCTACGCCGAACAGCACTG GCATTTTTGTGAAAACCGAGCCAGGAGTGGAATCTGAGGTAACAGtcaaggaggaggaaaaagaggaaaagaaagaaaaagaggaaaagaaagacAAGGAAATAATTAAGAAAGAGGAGAAAGACCGGGAGAgggaaagggagagagagaggccaACTCGCAGTGGGACGAAAGAAGAGAGGGAGAAACTGGGAAGTGGCAACCAACCTGAGGAGTCATCCGGGGAGCGTCTTTCTGCAGCTGgagggccaaagaggaaagagATGGAGCAGCTGAAGATTGTCAGAGTGGAGCTCAA GAAAGCTCAGGAGTCCCAGCGAGAGATGAAGCTGCTCTTAGACATGTATCGCTCAGCACCAAAAGAGCAAAGGGACAAAGTTCAGCTGATGGCAGCAGAGAAGAAGACCAAGTCGGAG TCGGAGGAGCTGCGTCAGAGGCTGAGGGAGCTTGAGGAGCgagagagaagggaggggaaaaaaatggctgaTGAGGAGGCCCTTAGAAAGATTCGATCTGTGGAGGAGCAGATCGACATCCTCAACAAAAAGTTGTCTATAGCAAAACAG GAGGAGGACGCATTGTTGAGCGAGATGGACGTGACAGGTCAGGCCTTCGAGGACATGCAGGAACAGAACATTCGTCTGATGCAACAACTGCGGGAAAAGGACGACGCCAACTTTAAACTGATGAGTGAGCGTATCAAGTCCAACCAGATCCACAAGCTAttgaaagaggagaaggaggagctgTCGGATCAACTGCTCACTTTAAAAACACAG GTGGATGCCCAGCTGCAGGTGGTAAGGAAGCTTGAGGAGAAGGAACGCCTCCTACAGGGCACCATCAGCACTGCTGAGAGAGAGTTGACACTGAGGACACAAGCACTGGACATGAACAAACGCAAG GCTCAAGAGTCAACGTTGTTGTCAGAGGAGGTGCGAACTCAGCTGGAAATGGTTCAGCAGAGGCTTGTCGTGGTCCGAGAGGAGGTCGTAGAGAATAGCATCTCCAGAGAGAAGGAGTCGTTTAACTCCCGACGAGCACAG GAGGACATCTCTAAACTGAGGAGAAAAATTGAGAAGGCCAAGAAACCAGCTGAGAAAATTAGCAATGGAGACGAAATACTAAATGAAGAAATTAGTGAGTATAAG gctcGGCTAACGTGTCCCTGTTGCAACTCGCGGGTGAAGGACGCCGTCCTGACAAAGTGCTTCCACGTCTTCTGCTTTGAGTGTGTCAAGACACGCTACGACACACGCCAGAGGAAATGCCCCAAGTGCAATGCTGCGTTTGGAGCCAACGACTTCCATCGCATTTACATCGGTTAA
- the rnf20 gene encoding E3 ubiquitin-protein ligase BRE1A isoform X2: MSGQKRPADPSGPSSSSGVHPEKRRERDGEDGGPGVSAAAAGGSTAVETVIKLGGVSNSEEQDIKALQSKNRKLGESLDQRQGIEDELRERIERLETRQATDDASLLILNRYWNQLDENIKLFIRLYDQSPNGPEKSPSGEGRNLKPETPEPDGDSNQERAKDRGHQGETSNSFLATLASSTSEEMEAELQERVQSSQMQATRVVEIYKCLKSTVDQLKADMDSGLAGSLCHVTSKLNTLLTSENERLQQLSEDLKQKHSHMTSESRSLGRAANKADQRVSELQVLSEELQWDMEKIRRRENRLNAHMSEILERVNSKGYKVCGEASSVCGTITINKRKFEEMNSELEENQELADNRLIELQKLQQDLQNVLQENNNMKAELLSRAEGMVKDTSEYRCLQSQFSVLYNESLILKAQLDETRARLNTTRTARLRQLEHMENDEVTLQRKVRTEVFQLEDTLAQVRKEYEMLRIEFEQTLAANEQAGPINREMRHLISTLQTHNQQMKGEVVKYKLRLRETQAELNQIRISKGSSILQTQSSTDIDVKEEMTSPTMVAVSGESAVKSEPPDNDSSTPNSTGIFVKTEPGVESEVTVKEEEKEEKKEKEEKKDKEIIKKEEKDRERERERERPTRSGTKEEREKLGSGNQPEESSGERLSAAGGPKRKEMEQLKIVRVELKKAQESQREMKLLLDMYRSAPKEQRDKVQLMAAEKKTKSESEELRQRLRELEERERREGKKMADEEALRKIRSVEEQIDILNKKLSIAKQEEDALLSEMDVTGQAFEDMQEQNIRLMQQLREKDDANFKLMSERIKSNQIHKLLKEEKEELSDQLLTLKTQVDAQLQVVRKLEEKERLLQGTISTAERELTLRTQALDMNKRKAQESTLLSEEVRTQLEMVQQRLVVVREEVVENSISREKESFNSRRAQEDISKLRRKIEKAKKPAEKISNGDEILNEEISEYKARLTCPCCNSRVKDAVLTKCFHVFCFECVKTRYDTRQRKCPKCNAAFGANDFHRIYIG; this comes from the exons ATGTCGGGGCAGAAGCGTCCTGCAGACCCCAGCGGCCCTTCCTCATCCTCTGGTGTGCACCCAGAGAAGCGGAGGGAGCGAGATGGAGAGGACGGAGGTCCCGGTGTCAGTGCTGCAGCTGCTGGTGGGAGCACAGCGGTGGAGACTGTCATCAAACTGGGAGGGGTTTCTAACTCG GAAGAACAAGATATCAAAGCTCTACAGTCTAAGAACCGGAAACTGGGAGAATCTTTAGATCAAAGACag GGGATTGAAGATGAATTGCGAGAGCGGATCGAGAGACTCGAGACCCGCCAGGCCACGGATGACGCAAGTCTGCTTATTCTCAATAGATACTGGAATCAG CTTGATGAAAACATTAAGCTGTTCATCAGACTATATGACCAGTCGCCAAACGGACCAGAAAAGTCTCCATCAGGTGAGGGAAGGAACCTGAAGCCAGAAACACCTGAACCGGATGGGGACTCTAATCAGGAGAGGGCCAAGGACAGAG GCCACCAGGGCGAGACCTCCAACTCTTTCCTGGCCACCTTGGCAAGCAGCACCAGTGAGGAGATGGAAGCCGAACTCCAGGAGAGGGTGCAGTCCAGCCAAATGCAGGCCACTCGTGTTGTGGAGATCTACAAGTGTCTAAAGAGCACAGTGGACCAGCTGAAGGCAGACATGGACTCTGGACTTG CTGGGAGTTTGTGTCACGTAACTTCCAAGTTAAACACCCTGCTGACCAGTGAAAATGAGCGTCTTCAACAGCTGTCTGAGGACCTCAAGCAGAAACACAGTCACATGACCAGTGAG TCCCGATCTCTCGGTCGCGCAGCAAATAAGGCAGACCAGCGAGTCAGCGAGTTGCAGGTTCTAAGTGAAGAGCTTCAGTGGGATATGGAGAAGATACGGCGACGAGAAAATCGCCTCAATGCACACATGAGTGAGATATTAGAGAGG GTGAACAGCAAGGGCTATAAAGTGTGTGGGGAGGCCAGTAGTGTATGTGGAACCATCACTATCAACAAGAGAAAG TTTGAGGAAATGAACAGTGAACTGGAAGAGAACCAGGAGCTGGCAGACAATCGTCTCATTGAGCTCCAGAAGCTCCAGCAGGACCTGCAGAATGTGCTGCAGGAGAACAACAACATGAAG gcTGAGCTGCTTAGTCGAGCAGAGGGCATGGTGAAGGATACTTCTGAGTATCGCTGTCTGCAGTCGCAGTTTTCTGTGCTTTACAATGAGTCTTTGATCCTCAAGGCTCAGTTAGACGAGACGCGTGCCCGTCTCAACACAACTAGGACGGCACGCCTTCGACAGCTGGAGCACATGGAG AACGACGAGGTGACACTGCAGAGGAAGGTTCGCACCGAAGTGTTTCAGTTAGAAGATACCCTTGCTCAAGTCAGGAAGGAGTATGAGATGCTGCGCATTGAATTTGAACAGACTCTTGCCGCCAACGAGCAAGCAG GCCCTATAAACAGAGAGATGCGGCATCTGATCAGCACCCTGCAAACTCATAACCAGCAGATGAAAGGAGAGGTTGTGAAATACAAACTGAGACTGAGAGAGACACAAGCTGAACTCAATCAG ATTCGCATTTCTAAAGGGAGTAGCATCTTGCAAACTCAGTCAAGCACCGACATAGATGTGAAGGAGGAGATGACGTCTCCGACCATGGTAGCTGTCTCGGGGGAGTCAGCAGTCAAGTCAGAACCTCCTGACAATGATTCTTCTACGCCGAACAGCACTG GCATTTTTGTGAAAACCGAGCCAGGAGTGGAATCTGAGGTAACAGtcaaggaggaggaaaaagaggaaaagaaagaaaaagaggaaaagaaagacAAGGAAATAATTAAGAAAGAGGAGAAAGACCGGGAGAgggaaagggagagagagaggccaACTCGCAGTGGGACGAAAGAAGAGAGGGAGAAACTGGGAAGTGGCAACCAACCTGAGGAGTCATCCGGGGAGCGTCTTTCTGCAGCTGgagggccaaagaggaaagagATGGAGCAGCTGAAGATTGTCAGAGTGGAGCTCAA GAAAGCTCAGGAGTCCCAGCGAGAGATGAAGCTGCTCTTAGACATGTATCGCTCAGCACCAAAAGAGCAAAGGGACAAAGTTCAGCTGATGGCAGCAGAGAAGAAGACCAAGTCGGAG TCGGAGGAGCTGCGTCAGAGGCTGAGGGAGCTTGAGGAGCgagagagaagggaggggaaaaaaatggctgaTGAGGAGGCCCTTAGAAAGATTCGATCTGTGGAGGAGCAGATCGACATCCTCAACAAAAAGTTGTCTATAGCAAAACAG GAGGAGGACGCATTGTTGAGCGAGATGGACGTGACAGGTCAGGCCTTCGAGGACATGCAGGAACAGAACATTCGTCTGATGCAACAACTGCGGGAAAAGGACGACGCCAACTTTAAACTGATGAGTGAGCGTATCAAGTCCAACCAGATCCACAAGCTAttgaaagaggagaaggaggagctgTCGGATCAACTGCTCACTTTAAAAACACAG GTGGATGCCCAGCTGCAGGTGGTAAGGAAGCTTGAGGAGAAGGAACGCCTCCTACAGGGCACCATCAGCACTGCTGAGAGAGAGTTGACACTGAGGACACAAGCACTGGACATGAACAAACGCAAG GCTCAAGAGTCAACGTTGTTGTCAGAGGAGGTGCGAACTCAGCTGGAAATGGTTCAGCAGAGGCTTGTCGTGGTCCGAGAGGAGGTCGTAGAGAATAGCATCTCCAGAGAGAAGGAGTCGTTTAACTCCCGACGAGCACAG GAGGACATCTCTAAACTGAGGAGAAAAATTGAGAAGGCCAAGAAACCAGCTGAGAAAATTAGCAATGGAGACGAAATACTAAATGAAGAAATTAGTGAGTATAAG gctcGGCTAACGTGTCCCTGTTGCAACTCGCGGGTGAAGGACGCCGTCCTGACAAAGTGCTTCCACGTCTTCTGCTTTGAGTGTGTCAAGACACGCTACGACACACGCCAGAGGAAATGCCCCAAGTGCAATGCTGCGTTTGGAGCCAACGACTTCCATCGCATTTACATCGGTTAA
- the aldob gene encoding fructose-bisphosphate aldolase B gives MAQQFPSLSPEQKKELSEIAQKIVAPGKGILAADESTGTMGKRLQKINVENTEENRRCFRDLLFTSADPVPDAIGGVILFHETLYQKSDSGKPFPQVIKDRGIVVGIKVDKGTAGLNGTDGETTTQGLDGLSERCAQYKKDGCDFAKWRCVLKISDSCPTPLAIAENANVLARYASICQQNGLVPIVEPEILPDGAHDLQRCQYVTEKVLAAVYKALSDHHVYLEGTLLKPNMVTAGHSCTKKFTPQEVAMATVTALRRTVPAAVPGICFLSGGQSEEEASLNLNAINQVVLNRPWKLTFSYGRALQASTLAAWQGKAANKAAAQEVFCKRAKINGLAAKGEYKATGSANQASMQSLHTTNYIY, from the exons ATGGCTCAGCAATTCCCATCCCTCTCTCCGGAGCAGAAGAAGGAGCTCTCGGAAATCGCCCAGAAGATTGTGGCCCCGGGGAAGGGAATACTGGCGGCAGATGAGTCTACTG GCACCATGGGAAAGCGTCTCCAGAAGATCAACGTGGAGAACACAGAGGAAAACCGTCGCTGCTTCCGCGACCTCCTCTTCACATCTGCCGATCCCGTCCCTGACGCCATAGGAGGGGTCATTCTGTTCCATGAGACGCTTTACCAGAAGTCAGACAGCGGAAAGCCCTTCCCCCAAGTCATCAAAGACAGGGGCATTGTTGTGGGCATCAAG GTAGACAAGGGCACCGCTGGCCTGAACGGAACAGATGGAGAGACAACCACACAAG GTCTCGATGGCCTCTCGGAGCGCTGTGCCCAGTACAAGAAGGACGGCTGTGACTTTGCCAAGTGGAGGTGTGTGCTTAAGATCTCAGACAGTTGCCCCACTCCTCTTGCCATCGCAGAGAATGCCAACGTACTGGCCAGATATGCCAGCATCTGTCAACAG AATGGACTGGTGCCTATTGTGGAGCCAGAGATTCTTCCTGATGGAGCCCATGACCTGCAGAGATGCCAGTATGTCACAGAGAAG GTTCTAGCTGCTGTGTACAAGGCTCTGTCTGATCACCATGTGTATCTGGAGGGAACGCTGCTGAAGCCCAACATGGTCACCGCTGGACACTCCTGCACCAAGAAGTTCACCCCTCAGGAGGTCGCCATGGCTACCGTGACGGCTCTGAGGCGCACCGTGCCAGCAGCCGTGCCGG GCATCTGCTTCCTGTCTGGGGGCCAGAGTGAGGAAGAGGCCTCGCTCAACCTGAACGCTATCAACCAGGTGGTGCTCAATCGCCCCTGGAAGCTCACCTTCTCCTATGGCCGTGCGCTGCAGGCGTCCACTCTTGCAGCCTGGCAGGGCAAAGCTGCCAACAAGGCTGCTGCACAGGAGGTTTTCTGCAAAAGGGCCAAG ATCAACGGTCTGGCTGCTAAAGGAGAGTACAAGGCCACAGGCTCGGCAAACCAGGCCTCCATGCAGTCTCTGCACACCACCAACTACATCTATTAA